A stretch of the Lolium perenne isolate Kyuss_39 chromosome 3, Kyuss_2.0, whole genome shotgun sequence genome encodes the following:
- the LOC127344865 gene encoding probable arabinosyltransferase ARAD1 gives MAGKQFPSLAHARRASSRCLLAVGALLLLSAVYFLLLAPSPPRPVPGPLSNPSAATTSFVASLDRFLDSPPRPTASPAAPADLDAAIRTQEEARLYGDPGGAWPAPLRVYVYEMPRKFTYDLLSLFRDSYRQTDNLTSNGSPVHRLIEQHSIDYWLWADLIAPESQRLLKNVIRVQRQEEADIFYVPFFTTISYFLLEKQECKALYREALKWVTDQPAWKRSEGRDHIIPVHHPWSFKSVRRFVKKAVWLLPDMDSTGNWYKPGQVYLEKDVILPYVPNVDLCDSKCVSETQSKRSTLLFFRGRLKRNAGGKIRSSLVTELKNVEDIVIEEGTAGVEGKVAAQNGMRKSLFCLNPAGDTPSSARLFDAIVSGCIPVIVSDELELPFEGILDYRKIALFVSSNDAVQPGWLVKYLRGIDTKIVKEMQSNLVKYSRHFIYSSPAQPLGPEDLTWRMIAGKLVNIKLHIQRSHRVVRESRSLCTCECRVGNITRLL, from the exons ATGGCGGGGAAGCAGTTCCCCTCGCTGGCGCACGCGCGCCGCGCCTCCTCCCGCTGCCTGCTCGCCGtcggcgcgctcctcctcctctccgCCGTCTACTTCCTCCTCCTCGCCCCCTCCCCGCCGCGCCCCGTCCCCGGCCCACTCtccaaccctagcgccgccacCACCTCCTTCGTCGCCTCCctcgaccgcttcctcgactcccCGCCCCGACCCACCGCCTCCCCCGCGGCCCCCGCGGACCTCGACGCAGCGATCCGGACGCAGGAGGAGGCCCGGCTGTACGGGGACCCCGGGGGCGCGTGGCCGGCGCCGCTCAGGGTCTACGTCTACGAGATGCCGCGCAAGTTCACCTACGATCTGCTCAGCCTCTTCAGGGACTCGTACCGCCAGACGGACAACCTCACCTCCAACGGGAGCCCCGTGCACAGGCTCATCGAGCAG CATTCTATTGACTACTGGCTGTGGGCTGATCTCATTGCTCCTGAATCACAACGACTTTTGAAGAATGTTATCAGGGTTCAGCGGCAAGAAGAAGCAGACATTTTCTATGTCCCATTCTTCACAACAATCAGCTACTTCTTGCTGGAGAAACAAGAATGCAAGGCACTTTATAGG GAAGCATTGAAGTGGGTGACTGATCAACCTGCTTGGAAACGCTCGGAAGGCAGAGACCATATTATTCCAGTTCATCACCCATGGTCTTTTAAGTCAGTCAGGAGATTCGTGAAGAAAGCAGTATGGCTTCTGCCTGATATGGATTCTACCGGGAACTG GTACAAACCTGGGCAAGTATATCTGGAAAAGGATGTTATCCTTCCATATGTCCCAAATGTTGATCTTTGTGATTCTAAGTGTGTGTCAGAAACTCAATCTAAAAGAAGCACGTTGCTGTTCTTTCGAGGAAGACTGAAAAGAAATGCT GGTGGTAAGATTCGGAGTAGTCTTGTGACAGAATTAAAAAATGTAGAAGACATAGTCATAGAAGAAGGGACTGCTGGAGTTGAGGGAAAAGTGGCAGCTCAGAATGGCATGCGCAAGTCTCTCTTTTGCTTGAATCCAGCTGGGGATACCCCATCTTCTGCTCGCTTGTTTGATGCAATTGTTAGTGGATGTATTCCAGTTATAGTAAGTGATGAGCTAGAACTTCCTTTTGAAGGAATACTTGACTACAGAAAG ATAGCATTGTTTGTTTCATCAAATGATGCTGTGCAACCTGGCTGGCTGGTGAAGTACCTAAGAGGAATCGATACCAAAATAGTTAAGGAAATGCAATCTAATCTTGTCAAG TACTCAAGGCATTTTATCTATTCAAGTCCAGCTCAGCCCCTTGGACCAGAAGACCTTACATGGAGAATG ATTGCTGGTAAGCTGGTAAACATCAAGTTGCATATTCAGCGTTCACACCGTGTGGTCAGAGAGTCTAGGAGCTTATGCACTTGCGAGTGTAGAGTTGGGAACATCACGAGGCTGCTCTAA